The genomic region GCACACGTGAATCGGTCGATTATCTCGTATGTGTTACACATGGCAAAGCACGTTGACCGATTGAACCGTTGCACACGCGAAATGCGCATCCACGATCTTATTAAATTATAATACGTCCGCCAAAGTAGTAAGAAACGATAGAATCGATGCTTGTCGCTGATAAGTTTCGGCTGAATTGATAAATAGCTACGCAATTCATTTGCATACTATCGTATGTAAGGCGAATAAAATACTTTATCATTGCACGCGTCATTAGTGAATGACGAAACATTGACCTTTACACAGAAAAAAAAACATATATTGTACGAAATGAGGAAAAAATCATAGTGGTACTGCGAGGTCGATATTGTACTATATAGCGTAAACACGTGGACTATCTCGAGTACCAACCAATGCAATATCTTGATTACTCATTAGAgggttttacactttaaatattttatcgcACATGTTTCTCTTCTagatttttaattttaatgtaCTTATTAATGCACTGTAACTAACAGTATTTGTTGCATTTTTTCCAGACAACTGCACATAGCCATAGTGCAAGGCTTTCTGGAAGCTGCGTTCAGTTTAATAAGAATGGCACCGCATTTGTGCCTTCTGAATATACTGAACGATGATGGCCAGTCCCCGCTGCACCTGGCTGTGTTGACGCGACAGCCGAGGATCGTTAGGCGGCTCATTCTAGCAGGTGCAAATCCGGCATTGAGGAATTTCCGTGGGAACACGGCTCTTCACCTGGCGTGCGCGACGGGCGATCTTGCGTCTGCGAAGGCCCTTACGGATCCTTTGACGCCCGTTGAGAGGAATTACCTTCTTCCTGGCAAGAAGATACCTGCGCTGCCACAGAATCTCGAACAACGGAACTACGATGGTAAGCGACCGATTTATATGGCTCTGTACTTCTCTGCCCCTACCTTTTGTTCCAGCTCCGTAACGAGATTGTTGAGCAAACCGTTAGAGTTATTAACCCAGCGAAAAAATGCGGAGTGTCAGGTGCTTTCCGGTTTTTGTTTCGACAGTATGCAAGTTGCCTTCGCTTCACTTGACTACCATTTGAACTATGGTAACATTCTGCTGAATGAAAGGATGATTCGTATGGTAACACGGAACAATTTTATAACGCATCCTTCGGTCATGAATTCGTTGTTGAAAGTTTGACCAAAGCGTGAAGTACTGGGAACAAAGCATGTCCTTATTAAACGGACAATAAGAAGAATCGTGTGCAATAAGATAGTTTGATGGAGAGGGGAGTGCGCGTGACGCGAGTGTGGTATCGCTCGCGGAGAGAACAAACGAATCGCCACGGAAAATCCTAACAACTTTTACCGCATGAAACAACAGTCATTGGCATCGCGCCTTCGCGCTGAGAACAATCCTGTAACCACGATTATGCGTGGGTTTCCCATGACTTCATTGAGAATCGCGGTTGGCCCGTTATCCCGCTTGTTTCTGTTCGTGGAAAATCCATCAATTCGACGTACATTCGACATTATCGTCGGTTGATTACGATCCCGAGAAAAATTACCTAATTGCATTCGTTGCTTTCGTATCGCCAATAAATGAGGATTTTGAACAAAAATTTGCATATGTTTGAGCAAGCAGGAAACAGCTTCCGTTACAAACGTATAAACCAAAAGCGGTTGGATGCTTCGAGGAAAAGTTTAGTCACATGACTTTCCCATTGCCATTCTCATACGTGGTTCGTGCATCGTTCGCTGATCTCGAATAATATGATGATTCGCTGCTCTGCGATCGGCTGGCTCCGCTTTGTCATACGATCTTGGATTCCACACTGAACATAACAGATGGCAATGCGAGAAGATTCGAATGGTGAATGGTTGAATCCTTTTTTATGTTCCGGAATTCCTGCATAACGTCATCCTTCGCTCCATTCTAGGCTTACAGTATATGGTTGTACCACTTTAAAGCCGACGCGGTTGGCGTAACGGCTGATTTTGGACCATGACGGAACAAATTAAGTTGCCACTTTTGCCATCGTACAACTTTCGATTCCAAAGCTTGCGTGACTATCACTTAGACACTTGCGACGTACGTGCCGTCATACGTATATACCAATGACGTACGACGTGCTTTACGTTCTATCGATTTGGTAAAGAAAAGCGTAAACATTCACACGCGTAATTTTAACACGACGAGCGACGAAGTACAGATGTACTCGTACGAAGCTTAATTTTAGAAAGGTACGCTCACGATTTTGTTCGCGTCACGAATGACCAACAGCGTTAGGTGTTCGCATTACGGATGATCAATAGCGTTAAGGGTTCAAGTGTATCCGCGGTGAATCGGTTGTTGAGACGGTGCATAGAAAATTTCATGAATAAAGCAATTAGGCGAtgtttggggggggggggggagaaagTAAGGAGGAAAGAGTGTTTAAGACTCGGAATACACATGACGGAATTTTGGCGCGTCGTCTGTGCGTGCGTGCACGCGTTACATCACGCACGACGCACGATGAGACAGAGAGAAGCCGAGAGAAGCAGATGTTTTTGATATTTAAAAATACCTGGCGCGCGACTATTTGCGTGTCGTGATATTTTCGCCACGATTCGACTTGATTCGACTCGGGAAACCCCACAACGGCGTGGAGGCTGGTGGACAAACATGAATGCTTTCACTCGTAGAACAGTTttttcagacgaggaatacatggacgATAATTTCTTCTAACACGAACACATTCTACGTCATACCAGAGCACGAATGGATTGTGATTACAAGAACCACTGATGCCCAGCCATGCATATTGTGGCTGCAATACAATTTAGTACAGAATTCACAATGAAGGACAACTTAGTATGGAATAAATGGAGCATTTAAAGTGCATCAAATTGTACGGTGGATTGTTGGACTCGTACAATTTTTCCTGAACGCAAACAAGCGGTCGATGCGACAACTATAAATAACAGAAGGAAAAAAACTGGAGGAACAGATAAATatctgaacgtaaatgcgagccATCTTGAAAATCGTTCAGCCCCGTCGAAGAAGATCAATCTTAATTGCAGATTACAAATACGATATTATTCGAGCATACTGGAAACTCATCGGTATACGTAACAACAATTTATTTTTCTACGCACCTCTGACACTGTCGCGTTTCCAATCTTTCGCTTGTCCGCGTTTCCATGGCTATACGTAAGAATAGAAAATACAAATATTTACATGGTAGGGATCGTTAAAGCTCCGTTGCGAGGCAGGTTTGGCTGCAACGAAATTAGTATAATTAAATTCCGCCAATGTATATGCTGCCGGTGGGTAACAAGGGAGGGTTAATTTTAGCCGGTTACTTTGATCGGCACGAACCTAGTTTGGACCGCGGGACGCCAGCCAAACCTCCGACGACAATGATTCACCGCGTCTTCCTAGTTCTATCTATATCTTCTAGAAGCATGTGACTCGGTCGCATCGTTATGAAGTATGTAAGTACGCGTTTCCATCCCCGTTGAGGTTTGTTGAATTAGAAAACAATACGATGGGGCAGCGTTGAAACGGCAAGACAGTTGGCTACACCCCCTCCCAACCACTTTTGTTCTGATCGCGAAACAATACACGAATAAATTCATTTGAACGAAATGAATCGTACAATTAATGGGGTTCTATTTCACGTTTCAGGAGAGATGTGTCTTCACATAGCAGCCGCGTCTGGCCAAGTAGAGCTAGTGCGGCTTCTTCTGCGTCTCGGGGCTGATCTCGAAGCCAGAGAGGCATTGGCGGGAAAAACGGCCCTTCACCTCGCTGTGGAACGTGGGTGTCGGTCGGTGGTCGAGTTCCTCCTCCAGGAGTGTAGACCTTGTTTAGATACACAGACCTACGCTGGGATCACCGCCTATCAGTTGGCACTCTGCTTCGATAGCCAGCTCGCGAGGGAGTTAGTAAGATTAGGCGCGACGCCGGAACCGCTGCCCGAGTCAGATTCTGACAGCAGCGACGAGGATGAAAACCC from Xylocopa sonorina isolate GNS202 chromosome 2, iyXylSono1_principal, whole genome shotgun sequence harbors:
- the Cact gene encoding NF-kappa-B inhibitor cactus, giving the protein MWHPSRMTPMEGNVPENKQEKYEEQRDSGHVDSGFLSSGNLQVSSELCDYELGVAITAPVAPEPMRADSGVDLGLSESLCQLTLNQVTLNPLSSRKIQVEPTVELTPVRPDKLEQHDASTFEEETRQSPKKSLIEEPWQLYYTQDDDGDTQLHIAIVQGFLEAAFSLIRMAPHLCLLNILNDDGQSPLHLAVLTRQPRIVRRLILAGANPALRNFRGNTALHLACATGDLASAKALTDPLTPVERNYLLPGKKIPALPQNLEQRNYDGEMCLHIAAASGQVELVRLLLRLGADLEAREALAGKTALHLAVERGCRSVVEFLLQECRPCLDTQTYAGITAYQLALCFDSQLARELVRLGATPEPLPESDSDSSDEDENPATNYLPGIARLRQNVVGVKV